In Acipenser ruthenus chromosome 6, fAciRut3.2 maternal haplotype, whole genome shotgun sequence, the following proteins share a genomic window:
- the LOC117411557 gene encoding tripartite motif-containing protein 54-like, with the protein MNFAVGYKRLLGDSNTMDNLEKQLICPICLEMFTKPVVILPCQHNLCRKCANDVFQASNPLWLSRGSTTVSSGGRFRCPSCRHEVILDRHGVYGLQRNLLVENIIDIYKQESSRPIHTKSEQQQLMCEEHGEEKINIYCLTCETPTCSMCKVFGAHKDCEVAPLQNVYKRQKTELSDGIAMLVSGNDLIQAMISKLEEICKTIEDKGRQQKQHLCRKFDALCSVLEERKKALLLCITQEQDEKLAHVRALSRQHGDHLEGAAKLVETCIQSMEEQQMAAFLQHAKELITKMTDTAKAKNMERTEPGYENMDHFIISTGDVSDMLRTIDFQQVSQGDDNQEICEAEEEEEVAQQSTEAQVQ; encoded by the exons ATGAACTTTGCAGTAGGCTATAAACGGTTGCTGGGGGACTCGAACACCATGGATAACCTGGAGAAGCAGCTCATCTGCCCCATCTGCTTGGAGATGTTCACCAAACCCGTGGTGATCCTGCCCTGCCAACACAATCTCTGCAGGAAGTGTGCCAATGACGTCTTCCAG GCTTCTAACCCACTGTGGCTGTCGCGAGGCTCCACGACTGTGTCCTCAGGGGGGCGTTTCCGTTGCCCTTCCTGCCGACATGAAGTGATCCTGGACCGGCACGGAGTTTACGGACTGCAGAGGAACCTGCTGGTGGAAAACATCATAGACATCTACAAACAGGAGTCTTCCAG GCCTATCCACACCAAGtcagagcagcagcagctgatGTGTGAGGAGCATGGGGAAGAGAAGATTAACATCTACTGCCTGACCTGCGAGACGcccacctgctccatgtgcaagGTGTTCGGAGCTCACAAAGACTGTGAAGTAGCTCCTCTGCAGAACGTTTATAAACGGCAAAAG ACTGAATTGAGTGATGGCATTGCTATGCTGGTATCGGGGAATGACCTAATCCAGGCTATGATCTCAAAACTGGAGGAAATTTGTAAAACTATTGAG GACAAGGGGCGGCAGCAGAAGCAGCACCTTTGTAGGAAGTTTGACGCCCTCTGCAGTGTGCTGGAGGAGAGGAAGAAGGCGCTCCTGCTGTGTATTACCCAGGAGCAGGATGAGAAGCTGGCCCACGTCAGGGCTCTGAGCCGGCAGCACGGGGACCACCTGGAGGGAGCAGCCAAGCTGGTGGAGACGTGCATCCAGTCCATGGAGGAGCAGCAGATGGCAGCTTTCCTACAG CATGCTAAGGAATTGATTACAAA GATGACAGACACTGCCAAAGCAAAGAACATGGAGAGGACTGAGCCAGGGTACGAGAACATGGATCATTTCATAATCAGCACTGGAGATGTTAGCGACATGCTGAGAACCATAGACTTCCAACAAG tgtcacAGGGAGATGACAATCAAGAGATATGTGAGgctgaggaagaggaagaagtgGCCCAGCAAAGCACAGAAG CCCAGGTCCAGTGA